AAATTCAGATTCCTATCAGGCTGTAAAAGTATCCGTAATTGACCAAATTGAGTCTGAGAAATATGAAGCAAAAAAAGCGCTTTTAATAACTGCTTTGCAAACAAACAATATTAAAGTCCGTCAGGCTATTGCTGAGAATTTATCGAAAATCCCGGAAGATTTTAGGGTAGAATATGAAACTTTGTTAGAAGATAAATCGTATCAGACACAGGAAATAGCGCTTTATTTTTTGTGGAAGAATTTTCCTGAACTAAGAGCAGCATATCTTGATAAAACAAAAACATGGATTGGGTTCAATGATTACAATCTTCGTACTTTATGGCTTTCATTGGCATTGTCCACAGAAAATTACAGCAATGATCCTGAGGTTTTGATTTCAGAATTGATTGCTTTTTCATCTGTAAAATATGAGGCAACAACCAGGCAAAATGCGTTAGAAAAATTAATTGCGTTTAAAATCATTAACGATCAGGTGTTGAGTAATTTAGTAAATGCTACAACGCATCATATGTGGCAATTTTCGAAATTTGGAAGAGAAACTATTCGATTGTTATTAAAAAATTCTGAAATGCGTGCTTCGTTTGAAAGAATTTTGCCTAATTTGACCCCCGATGAACAATTTCAATTGAATCGTTTATTGAAAGAATAAAATAGATGCAAGAACCAAGAGTTTGGTAACTGATATTTAAGAATTTATAGAAAATCTTTTTTCTTTCATCTAAAGAAACCAAAAACAAAACCTACAGTTAATTTATGAGAGCATTGGTTATTTCCGGTGGTGGCAGTAAAGGCGCATTTGCCGGCGGTGTTGCACAATATTTATTAGAAGTAAAAAGACATCAATACGATTTATTCCTCGGGACTTCAACAGGAAGTTTATTGATTCCGCATCTCGCACTCGGAAATATTGAGCAAATCCACTCGATTTACACCAATGTCAACATGTCTAAAATATTTAATATTTGTCCGTTTGTGGTTAAAGTTAAAGACGGAGTAGATATTGTAACCATTAATCACTTCAATGTAATACGTCAGTTTTTTAAAGGAAAAAGAACGTTTGGGGAAAGCAAAGGATTAAGGAAATACATTAGAAGTAACTTCTCATTGTCTGATTTCAATCAGTTAAAAAAGCTTAAAAAGGATGTTGTCATTACGGTAACCAATTTTACAAAAAATGAGGCCGAATATAAATCGATAAAAGAATGTACGTACGAAGAGTTCTGTGACTGGTCCTGGATTTCGAGTAACTATGTACCATTTATGAGTCTTGTTGAAAAAAACAACTGTGAATATGGAGATGGTGGTTTCTCAAGCCTGGTTCCTATTCGCGAAGCAATTAATCGCGGAGCTACAGAAATAGATGTCATTATCCTGGAAACTGAAGTTAATATGGAGAAAACCGTGATTGGGAAAAATCCGTTTTCACTGATGATTGATTTGTTTAGAATTGCTTTGGATCAGGTTGAAAAACACGACATTGCAATAGGAAAACTAATAGCAAATAATAAAAATGTCAAACTTAATTTATATTATACGCCAACAAAACTTACGAATAATGCCTTGATTTTTAATAAGGAAGTAATGAAAAACTGGTGGGAACAAGGATATGAATACGCTCAGAATAAGTCTGAGATTATGAGTGATAATAAGTAGTCTTTTAGTCCCTAGTTATTAGCATTTAGTCTTTAGTTTTTAAAAAGAGGAATTAATGACTAAGGACTAAAAAACTGAGGACTAAGTACTAATAAAATTTACCACAACTCCGCAACCTCATTTTTAATAAATCCCAAAGCAGCATTACTAGGTGATTGTTTTTCCAATAAATCATTTAAAATTACTTCACGCAATTTATCAGCATTTTCTACACGGTCGCTCATAGCAGCTTTACGAATCATTTGTATGGTGGAATTCTTAGCAGTTGTGATAATAGTCCAGCATTCATCAGACATATAAATCTGTTGCGTTAGGTTATGCTCAAATTCCTGTTCAATCTGATCAATGATGAAATTTTCATAATCGTGTTTTTGCTGAGAAATTGGTGCAACACGAATCAATAATTTCGTAAGGTTAATACGCTCCAAAAATAAAGTCATACGCTCGTAAGCCTGCAGGCGAATTGGTAAAGATTGTTTTTGGTATTCTCTGCTTAACAAAAAAGCACGTTTTTTATCGTTGTTCTTAATATGCAGTTCAAAAAAACGGTAAGCTACAAATCCGGTAACTACGGCTGGTAAAGTATAACTGGCTAATTCTATAATTCGGGTAAAATCCATTTCTATAATTTTTAGGCAAAAATATACTTTTTGAGGAGAAATCCGCTTTAAATTTTCAGCAATAAACAAAATGGAAGGCGTATTTTTGCAACTTGTTATTTTTAAGCGCAAACACAATTTTGATGGATTCCTATATTATATTTTTTCTCTGTATGGCCGCCTTTGCAGCAGGATTTATTGATGCAATTGTTGGTGGTGGCGGATTAATTCAAACCCCAATGGGATTGATTTTGTTACCTAATCTGCCTGTTTCTACAGTTATAGGAACATTGAAGATTCCAGCCTTTAGCGGAACTGCTTTTGCTGCTTTTCAGTACCTTAAAAATGTAATCATTCAGTGGAGGCTATTGTTGATTATGATGTTTCTGGCAGTACCATCAGCTTTTTTGGGTTCAACTATTTTAACCCTTGTAAGCAATGATTTCATGAAACCGCTTTTATTGGTGGTATTATCTTTGCTGTTTGTGTATACGTATGCTAAGAAAAACTTCGGGCAGCATGTGGCTAAAGATCATTCTGCAACAACTCAGATTATGTATGCAGTTGTTATCAGTATTATTATTGGCTTTTATGACGGGTTTATTGGCCCGGGAACCGGCAGTTTTTTTGTGGTTGCTTTTATTGCCTTATTAGGGTTTGACTTTTTGCATGCTTCTGCAAATGCTAAAATGGTAAATCTGGCGACCAACTTTGGTTCGATTTGTTTGTTCATGATTAAAGGAAAAATTATCTGGAGCATTGCAATTCCGATGGCTATCAGTAATGGAATTGGTGGCTGGCTTGGCGCAAAATTGGCCATCAACAAAGGAAATGGTTTTATCAGGATTTTCTTTTTGGTTGTTGTCGTGGGAACTTTGATCCGGTTTGCTTATGATGTTTTTTACAGATGATTTTTAGAAGAAGAAAAAAAAACAATAAAGTATAAATCAAAAACAGTATTGAGATGAAAAATAAATTGGCAGTTCTATTTGGTGTTTTGTTGTTTTTTCCGCTTTGCATATTTTCTCAAATCTATGTTTCTCCGGCGGGAAAATTGGATAATGATGGGACTATTGGAAGTCCGACAACACTGCAGAATGCCATTAATAAAATTACTCCCGGACAAACGATTTATATGCGTGGCGGGATTTATTCGATCGCTTCAACTATTTTTATTACCAGAGAAAATAGTGGATCTGAAGGAAACTTGAAGCGAATAGAGCCATATAATGGTGAAATTCCAATTCTTGATTTTTCGGTACAAAGGGAAAGCAACGAAAATAAAGGAATTGTTTTGGATGGATTCTATTGGTATTTTAAAGGAATAACAATTAGAAAGGCTGGAGACAACGGCATGCTTCTTTCCGGAAACAACAATACAATTGACAATTGTATTTTTGAAAAAAACAGAGACAGCGGTCTTCAGATTAGCAGATATTTCGCTGCTTACACATCAATTGATCAATGGCCTTCCAATAATTTGATTCTGAACTGCGAATCTTTTGATAATAAAGATTCATTAGCAGAAAATGCAGATGGATTTGCCGCAAAGTTAACGTGTGGGAAGGGGAATATTTTTCGTGGCTGCATTTCACATAATAATAGTGATGACGGATGGGATTTGTACACCAAGAAAAAAACCGGACCAATTGGAGCTGTACTATTCGAAAATTGTGTTGCTTATAACAATGGAACACTCACAAATGGCAGTAAAACGTTGACTGGTGATAAAAATGGTTTTAAATTAGGCGGAGAAGGAATTCCTGTAAATCATATTCTGAGGCGCTGTATTGCTTTCGGGAACGGTCAGCATGGCTTTACGGACAACAATAATTTAGGAGCGATTGAGATGACTAATAATACTTCCTATAATAATAAAAGTAATGGTTTTGGGTTTCGTCCTGGTGGAAAACATCAATTCAGAAATAACATCTCTTACAAATCATTTAAGGATAAAAATTTTGGTAAAGATGTCGAAAATTCAAATGTTTGGTGGATTAAAGGAAGTACTAATGGCAGAAATCCTGCACTAGTAATCAGTGATGATGATTTTGTTTCTTTGACTGTTCCTGCTGTTTTAAAAAATGAAGATGGAAGCCCGAACCTGGGTGATTTTCTGGCATTAAAGACGACAAGCGATTTTATTGATGCAGGAGTACAGGCAAACGGAATAGAGTTTAGCGGAACTGCGCCAGATCTTGGAGCCAGGGAATCAGGATCACAGCAAACAACAGATTTTATATTAAAAGTCACAGGAAAACCAATTGCCGGAGGAACAGTGACTGTTAGTCCCGTTAAAAAAGGTTATGATGCAGGGGAGGTTGTAACTTTAACCGCAATGCCATCTTCTGATTATATATTTAAATCATGGAGCGATGGTTCAACAATAGCCACAACGACTGTTAAAATGGATACCAATAAAACGATTACAGCTAATTTTAAAAGTATAATACCTGCCACTTACGTTTTGACAACTGCAGCTAATCCGGCTGAAGGCGGAACAATTACAGTAAATCCCAATAAAGCCACTTACACAGAAGGAGAAACAGTAACGCTTACTGCTATTCCTTCAGCGGGTAATGAATTAAAATCATGGAATTCAGGAGAAACGACTGAGGCGATAACCGTCTCAATTACTGCTGACACGGGCATTACGGCAACTTTTGGAAAAAAACTAACAGGAACCCATACTTTAAGGATTGAAGAAGCTTCACCTGGATTTTGTAAATATGATGGTGTAATCACTATTAATTCAAGTGCTGATAACAGAAAAGTAACGAACATTACGGATGCTTTCGGCAGTGGAATAAATTACACGGTTAAAGTTTCGGATTCAGGGCTTTACTCGGTTGTATTTAGATATGTGCACAGAGGTAAAACAACAACTGCAAAAGTGAAGATAAATGGAACGAATGCAATTGATTTAGCATTCCCAATGACATCCAGCACAACTAAATTTGCTACTACTGAGCCACTTACTATTAAGTTGAATAAAGGTGTAAATACAATTAGGTTAGAGACTATTGATGCATTGCCATTTGCTAATATTGACTGGATGGAAATTACAGGAGAAGCACCTATGGCCGAATCTTGTTTTTAAAATACAATTTAGTTATTGTGAAGTGAATTTATTTTTTCTTTTAAGTCAGGTTTGATTTTTATAGAATTTAAATCCTAACAGTTTAATTCTTATTTTTGCATAAAAGGAGAACAATTTCATGCAGAATTATATTGACCAGCTCAACGAAGCACAACGACAGCCTGTTTTACAAAAAGACGGGCCAATGATTATTATAGCAGGTGCCGGTTCGGGAAAAACGCGTGTTTTAACAATTAGGATTGCTTATTTAATGCATCAGGGGGTTGATGCTTTTAATATATTATCACTTACATTTACGAATAAAGCTGCCCGCGAAATGAAGCACAGGATTTCTACAATAGTAGGTGCAAGTGAAGCAAAAAACCTGTGGATGGGGACTTTTCATTCTATTTTTGCACGTATACTTCGTTCAGAATCAGAACATTTGGGGTATCCGTCCAATTTTACCATTTATGACTCTCAGGATTCAGCCAGACTGATTTCTTCTATTATAAAAGAAATGCAGCTGGATCGTGATATTTATAAGCCGAAACAAGTTTTAGGACGAATTTCGACATATAAAAATAGTTTGATTACCGTAAAAGCCTATTTCAACAATCCTGAATTGATGGAAGCGGATGCGATGTCAAAAAAACCTCGTTTGGGCGAAATTTATCAGCAATATGTAGAGCGCTGTTTTAAAGCAGGAGCAATGGATTTTGATGATTTGTTGTTGAAGACCAATGAATTACTGACTCGTTTCCCTGAAGTTTTGGCGAAATATCAAAACCGTTTCCGATATATTCTGGTTGATGAGTACCAGGATACGAACCACTCACAATATTTAATTGTTCGGGCTCTGTCAGATAAGTTTCAGAATATTTGTGTAGTTGGTGATGATGCGCAGAGTATTTATGCTTTCCGTGGGGCAAACATCAATAATATCCTGAATTTCCAAAAGGATTATGAAGGGGTGAAAATGTTTCGATTGGAGCAAAATTACCGTTCTACGCGAAATATTGTAGAAGCCGCAAATACTGTAATGGAACATAATAAAACCAAACTGGACAAGGTTGTATGGACAGCAAATGAGTTTGGTCCGAAAATAAAAGTCCACAGAAGTTTGACAGATGCTGAAGAAGGCCGATTTGTTGCCAGCACGATTTTCGAACAAAAAATGCAGAATCAATTGCATAATGGCGCTTTTGCAATTTTATACCGTACGAATGCACAATCACGTGCCATGGAGGATGCTTTAAGAAAGAGGGATATTCCATATCGAATTTATGGCGGGCTTTCATTTTACCAGCGTAAGGAAATTAAAGATGTTTTATGCTATCTCCGTCTGGTAATTAATCCGAAAGATGAAGAAGCGCTCATACGTGTTATCAATTATCCGGCACGCGGAATTGGAGATACAACTGTTGAAAAGCTTACAATCGCTGCTAATCACTACAAGCGTTCGATTTG
The Flavobacterium flavigenum genome window above contains:
- a CDS encoding ATP-dependent helicase gives rise to the protein MQNYIDQLNEAQRQPVLQKDGPMIIIAGAGSGKTRVLTIRIAYLMHQGVDAFNILSLTFTNKAAREMKHRISTIVGASEAKNLWMGTFHSIFARILRSESEHLGYPSNFTIYDSQDSARLISSIIKEMQLDRDIYKPKQVLGRISTYKNSLITVKAYFNNPELMEADAMSKKPRLGEIYQQYVERCFKAGAMDFDDLLLKTNELLTRFPEVLAKYQNRFRYILVDEYQDTNHSQYLIVRALSDKFQNICVVGDDAQSIYAFRGANINNILNFQKDYEGVKMFRLEQNYRSTRNIVEAANTVMEHNKTKLDKVVWTANEFGPKIKVHRSLTDAEEGRFVASTIFEQKMQNQLHNGAFAILYRTNAQSRAMEDALRKRDIPYRIYGGLSFYQRKEIKDVLCYLRLVINPKDEEALIRVINYPARGIGDTTVEKLTIAANHYKRSIWEVMVNIDKIDLKLNAGTKNKLNDFVTMIQSFQVINENQDAFYITDHVAKKTGLVQELKKDATPEGMAKIQNIEELLNGIKDFTEGQKEIDGARGALSEFMEDVALATDLDKDTSDEDRVALMTIHLAKGLEFPHVFVVGMEEDLFPSAMSMSTRSELEEERRLFYVALTRAEHQAYLTYAQSRYRWGKLTDSEPSRFIEEIDGQYLEFLTPSESNYRYKPTIDSDIFGDVDKSKLRLSKPIGGTPPKPVTDNSPKPDLNIRKLKPVAGNNPNGGSANLFDNKLTIGNVVMHERFGKGQVVNLEGVGADKKAEIKFEVGGIKKLLLRFAKLDVVG
- a CDS encoding sulfite exporter TauE/SafE family protein, translating into MDSYIIFFLCMAAFAAGFIDAIVGGGGLIQTPMGLILLPNLPVSTVIGTLKIPAFSGTAFAAFQYLKNVIIQWRLLLIMMFLAVPSAFLGSTILTLVSNDFMKPLLLVVLSLLFVYTYAKKNFGQHVAKDHSATTQIMYAVVISIIIGFYDGFIGPGTGSFFVVAFIALLGFDFLHASANAKMVNLATNFGSICLFMIKGKIIWSIAIPMAISNGIGGWLGAKLAINKGNGFIRIFFLVVVVGTLIRFAYDVFYR
- a CDS encoding patatin-like phospholipase family protein; translation: MRALVISGGGSKGAFAGGVAQYLLEVKRHQYDLFLGTSTGSLLIPHLALGNIEQIHSIYTNVNMSKIFNICPFVVKVKDGVDIVTINHFNVIRQFFKGKRTFGESKGLRKYIRSNFSLSDFNQLKKLKKDVVITVTNFTKNEAEYKSIKECTYEEFCDWSWISSNYVPFMSLVEKNNCEYGDGGFSSLVPIREAINRGATEIDVIILETEVNMEKTVIGKNPFSLMIDLFRIALDQVEKHDIAIGKLIANNKNVKLNLYYTPTKLTNNALIFNKEVMKNWWEQGYEYAQNKSEIMSDNK
- a CDS encoding InlB B-repeat-containing protein is translated as MKNKLAVLFGVLLFFPLCIFSQIYVSPAGKLDNDGTIGSPTTLQNAINKITPGQTIYMRGGIYSIASTIFITRENSGSEGNLKRIEPYNGEIPILDFSVQRESNENKGIVLDGFYWYFKGITIRKAGDNGMLLSGNNNTIDNCIFEKNRDSGLQISRYFAAYTSIDQWPSNNLILNCESFDNKDSLAENADGFAAKLTCGKGNIFRGCISHNNSDDGWDLYTKKKTGPIGAVLFENCVAYNNGTLTNGSKTLTGDKNGFKLGGEGIPVNHILRRCIAFGNGQHGFTDNNNLGAIEMTNNTSYNNKSNGFGFRPGGKHQFRNNISYKSFKDKNFGKDVENSNVWWIKGSTNGRNPALVISDDDFVSLTVPAVLKNEDGSPNLGDFLALKTTSDFIDAGVQANGIEFSGTAPDLGARESGSQQTTDFILKVTGKPIAGGTVTVSPVKKGYDAGEVVTLTAMPSSDYIFKSWSDGSTIATTTVKMDTNKTITANFKSIIPATYVLTTAANPAEGGTITVNPNKATYTEGETVTLTAIPSAGNELKSWNSGETTEAITVSITADTGITATFGKKLTGTHTLRIEEASPGFCKYDGVITINSSADNRKVTNITDAFGSGINYTVKVSDSGLYSVVFRYVHRGKTTTAKVKINGTNAIDLAFPMTSSTTKFATTEPLTIKLNKGVNTIRLETIDALPFANIDWMEITGEAPMAESCF